One Pseudomonadota bacterium genomic window, GTCATCATGATACACCCCGGGATAACCTGTTTTTGTATAATATTTATCTTGAAGATAGGGTACGGAAGGACCACCCCTTACGGAGGATAAAAGAACTCATTGACTTCAATTTTATCTACAAAGAGGTTGAAGATAAATACGGTCAAAATGGCAATGTCTCCGTTCCTCCTCCTGTTATTTTAAAACTCATATTTCTTTTTTTCTTTTACAACATCCGTTCAGAACGGGAACTCATGGAAACCATCCCTGAACGA contains:
- a CDS encoding IS5/IS1182 family transposase; this translates as MMGHHDTPRDNLFLYNIYLEDRVRKDHPLRRIKELIDFNFIYKEVEDKYGQNGNVSVPPPVILKLIFLFFFYNIRSERELMETIPER